The Primulina tabacum isolate GXHZ01 chromosome 1, ASM2559414v2, whole genome shotgun sequence genome contains the following window.
TTCTCCGACCTTTCTCCCCTCAAGACCTGTATGATGGGGAGGGCTGGTGATGACCTCCAAATTGGGCTTGAAACCTGGGGTGTTGGAAGAGAGGAGGAGTCCTGAGCTCCTAGGTACCCACGGGAATCCCCAAGCTCTTTTCACTTATGGGTCGGTTTCGACAGGATCTGGTTGGGAATGGTTCCTCTTCAATTGCTTTCACTCGCTGGTATCATGATAATACTCTCAGTGATCGTATAAAATTTCATGGCTGCCCTCATGTCCTAAGAGGACTGTGATGGCTGGTAAGGTTATTTGTCCTCATCACAAAATTGTAACGCCTTATTTTTCGAAGCTTTTAGGGGTGTGTAGTGAGATAACCACCTCAAAAGGCTTCCCTTCCGTGCTCAATCTTCTATAGAATATGCGAAAATATTGATtcaaaagtcattaaaaatcattaaatatcGTTTAGAagatttaaaaacaaatttacctaataaaaattatatttaatgctTTGAGGGTTTGTCTCCGAGTTTTGGCCTTCTGGGGTTAATAATTTGTCAAGCCAATGCCGTCCAGAGTTGCAAGTGGATAGCTCGTAAACGACACGGTCACATATTGTCAGCAGGTCAGAGAGACGGAAAATTCATTCATTTTCTAGGGTTTGGGTTCCTAGACATGGCATTTAGGTAATTTGGTCAAGTTCGTACGATGGACGGCCGGTTGCCGCCACTTCCATCGGACTCTGATTATTTTTCTGCCGCTACAACTCTCATTCCCTTCCCTCGCCCACTCCCTCTCCTACGAGGTCCCATCAAAGCTGCTCCTTCGGACGACCCGTCTTCTGGACCATACCTCCTCGCATTCAAAACCTCTGAGTCCTGGGCCGCCGCATACAACTCTTGCAAGCTCCAAATTACTTCACAATGCGAATCTGGGGCCCGAATTGGGTGTTCCATTTCCGCTTCGAACAAATGCAAACCCCCTTGGTGGAAATTGGTTTTGGGCCTGACTTCCAAACAGGACCTCAGCGAAAGAGCAAAGTGCGAGGAGATCGAGATGGAAGCTTGTTGTGTTGCTGCCAGAGAAAGGTGCGCTGAGTTCGCGAAGCAGAAGTGTGCCCCGGCTTTTAAGAATGCGAGGATTGAAGTGAGTGGTTCGGATTTGAGAGTAGTGGAATGGAAAGAGGCTTTTACATTGATTTCCATGGCGTGTTTTACGAATATAAGAAGTAAAGAGATCTGGCCTTGTGGACTGGATAAGTCTTGGGATGAATATAGGAGTAAATTTGCTGTGACTAATGTTAGAGGGTGTCAATTGTTGAGTTTTCCCGACGAGGACGTTGAGGATTATATGAGAAAGATCAGTTAAAAAGGTTGCTTTGCGAGAGTTCTTGATTTGTTACGCGATTCTTAGAGTGTGGGAGCTGGTGGAGAAGATGATATTCAAGCGGGCACGAGACTTAAAAATTTCAGGCATTTCGAGAAGTTGATATTTGGATCGGAATTCATCAAGTGAGCTTTGTCCTTATTCTGCTACTAGAATTTCATTCTTGACTAATATTTTACTTGCGGAAACCAATCCACTATCTGTTATGAGTTACGACATGCAAAATATTGCTGTCTATACAAGCTTGCCTCATcgaactatttttaatattcttGATGCTCTTGAACTCTATTAGAGAggctaatttttatttttgtgattTCTTTGACATAAAAACGAGTGAGTATATTGGATTTGTTGTGCTTTTTAGGGAAGACTGGCACCGATTAACTGTGTTTCTGATGACAAAAGGTGTGATTATGGGATAGGAACGTAATCAAACCAAACTCACGGACTCATTTTAAATCGATCTTTAGAAAATACTCGAGTATTGTTGTGGCAGAGATTGCGATTAGCCACAATATTAAGcggaaaaaattcaaaaaatattgCCCTTTGCTAAATTGATAACTCCTGAATAATAGGACCATGGTAAAGATTATAATACATACAGCATACTCTTGATTGACTTAGACAATATAATTTGGCTGATCCAGAACCACAGGAAAAAAGAGGTTCTAGAAGAATTGGTTAATTGTAGATATCAATCACAAATTTTGCTTAACCTTTTTGTCTTTCGGATTCTATTCAAATTTAAAAGTTTCCATACATAATTTCCTTTTTTTCATTCATGGTATGCCATGGGTGACTAAATATTCTTCTCGTATTGGATTTGAGCCATGTGGAGGATTTTATCGaggaatatacaaattctggtTTAGGTTCATCTAATTCGATAAAGTTCAGTGAGGTAAGTAGTCAATTGATTGTGCAAACCCTCCCATGTTCTTTAGATGGATGGAcccaaaattttgtccaaatccaaaCTTCCCACTTAATACTGAAAATTGGTTCTTGCATTTGAGATGAGGGTGGTCGACACCTCCATTTTCACATTGATTGTCTTTGCTTAAGCTTTGAATGTAATATTCGACGCAGCCGACATATACATGCATATCGGCAGATACACTGAAAGATGGGTTAGATTCATATTTGAAACAAAGATTAATGGATGTATTGTCTGTCTCATATTTTAGTTTTTCTGGGATTTTATTTTCCTGAGTAAAAGTGAGGACTCATACTTAACAATGCGCTATAGTTCAGTTTTCATGTTTTAATAATCTAATTTCAGTTGTGAAGggcttaaatttattttctattgCAAACTCAGTTTCCCTGTGTATAGAAGGTAGCTAGAATTAGCGAACTTGCTTAGGCTATTGTAAAGCTTGTTAGGATTACTTGGTTAGCAGCGAAGTGTTGTATTGCACCGGAGCATTCGAAATTTACCATGAACAAACTTCTTTACTGGCCCCTTTCCCCTTGTGTCTCTCTACAGTTGTTTCTACTTTACCTAGATTTACTCGATTACATTTCAATTTAGGCAGTTGCGACACTGTTTTTCAATGTGTTTCTTGGTGAAGATATGTAGATTGTCTTCTTGATTTATTCCTGTTGTTTCTGAGGAGCTTACAGTTTGATGCAAAGAATTTCTCGGTTAGAAATTTTCTTATATGCTGGAACTATTGATGGATGAAATAGTAATGGCAGAAATTTTGTGCCTGAGATTGTTGACTTCACAAATGCAATGCTTGTTTTAATCTTTCAGGAACATTTGCTCATACCCcaagataaaaataaatatcatatttatttttgttttatttctccAAAACAAATTTCCGCTCTAACAATTACTTTTAACTAAACTTTTCATTATTTCCAAAAATAGTTTTCTGTTGTTTTATTGTATTCAAACTCACAATATactattttgaaatttaaaaataattttatcgaACAATTTTTGACATGATTCGACATTGATAATAACAATTTCATTCTTCCGAAAAATCAAACGTATCaaaaacatttctttaaaaTTCTTCCCCTAAAAGACTCAAATTAAAACAAAACATTTCCACgacttttttttcctttccccTGACTCAATTGTTATCTCCTTTATCTGCTCAAACTTGGGCTTTCTAGATTGCTTCTGAAATGTTATGGCACGTGACACATTATCAAGcaatttttgaagtttttttcTCAACTTTAGATGGCTACGTCACACTTCTATTCATACTCTCTGCATGTCAAATCGGAAACCTTGTCTTGTTTCTATCTTAACTCAGATTAATGAGGTACTAGCTTCATTTAATTGTCAACTTGAAAAACTTTTTGTGTTGCTAGAATTTGTTGCCTTTGTTGTAAATCATGGTAACTGTTTCCCACGTTTCTGTTTGATAGTTGTTGTACAATTTATGCCAGAAAATTGTGGTTTTAAGCGTGACCAACCGGATagaatgttttattttaagaccaatatatattaaatattattatgctTGAGGGTTAAACTGGATCCTTTACCGTGTCAAATTCCCATAATAGAAAATGATTCCAGTGGTTTTTTTTATGATATTGTTATTTATGTCCACCTTTAATTAATCTGAAGATTAACAAAGACTTCATTTGGCACCAAGTCCATAAAAAACGCTTGTTGAATCATCACTTTGTCACCTCATGCTAAACTTTGGTATTATCAATAAAAATGTCGTATCAGCATTGTTGATTGGCTTCAAAAGTCTTGATCATCATTTCATCAGCCATGAAAAGGCTATcgtgttatttaattattgatGACTCCATTCATATCCTCGTAGAGCAACCAATTGACAAGTTCCCTGTGCTAGTCTGTGATCTTTAGTCTTTCAAAGAATGTCCATGGTTGTATTAGTTTTTGATGGAGGAGACCATGTTAACAAGTAATTTTGTTGATTTAGAATATTAAAATGGTAGATGCATGGAATGGGTCTGGATTGCATCGAATTTTCTCTGCCTTGTCAAATCTTTTATAAATGattgttttattttctaaatTCAGTTTATATTTgattcaagttttttttttccgtTCACTGTTTCCTACACTTCAAGGCTTCGTTGTATTTGAATCACAATAAATTTCAGCAGTTGATtatcaatattatttaatattcaaGACAATATCGTGTCCATTTCTTTGAATTGGTGAATGCATAAGATATAGAAAAGGTGTTGAACTGGAAACAGAAATTGTGTGTTGCACTCGTATAATCTTTTTAGCATTATGTATAACTAGGAAATGAATAGATGAAGTCTAAAAATGAATTTGATGACGGCGAAGCAATTAGCGTCATCATATTGTCAGATCTCAAAACATTAAATTATTGTGGTGGGAACTTACTTTTGATAAGTATGAACTAGAATGGGGAAAGTGGTTTGTTGAGGTGGTTGACGGTAGAGTCCAGCTTTAGTATTCAATACCATTTGGGGAATTTTTCAAAGTTGTTGCAATCTTTATGGATAATCCACTCGGAATGGTGCCAGAAATCCCCTAAAATATGCATTTAGAAGTCTCTGCCCCTTGTTCGTTCTCTCGATTAAATTATGAAAGACGATGGACAAATAACAACTAAATCATGttttttctttcaattcttGATAATTTATCGAACCGATTATTTGTTGCCTTTCTGCGTGTATCTAGATTATCAACCGTTTGAACCTTTTTGCGCACTTAATTTTATGAAACTGTGTACATTTTTCTTCCTTGAGCAGGTGAAACCTTACCACGCAGCACTTGCAAGTTTAAAGCTAGCATCTTTAGATATTCATCGTCCATGATTAACGTGCATTTCCCGCAAGCATCGTGCATGTGTCTTTTTCCAAATTGCGTGTAAACGATGATGAGAAATTTGGCTTCAGGTAGGGATCCTTTACTGCACAGTCCATCACGATTCACGCGTGATATTTTCATGTCTGAAGAAAGCATGCACTGCTGATTATGAGATTAGTATGCTGGTAATGAAAAAAGTACAAGCCGACCAAAACTGGAAAACCATTTATTCTTTTTGGATTTAAGATTTGTTGCTGACGAAAAATGGTAAAAAAAGATGCCACGTTTCTCATGATATTCAAATTATCTTTGTTTTATTTATGTACGCTTGTTGCTGTTTCTTCTCATTCACacgaattttttgaaaattaattgtGTGATGGTTTCGTGCACTTCATGTTGTGATCGACATCTGAAATGATTATTTGCGGACTGTACCCGCAATTTATGACTTTGATTGTTCGAAAGAAACTAGCAATAAATACAATATAGTTGGCAATTTACGACTCTTGAGATTTGAATCTGATACTTTACCTGTCATGAAACTGCATAGAAATTTCCATGCGTGGCGTTCACTGAAAGCTACTGATAAAGATCAAATGTACCTTCTTAAAATGCCACTGAATATCACTTACGATTAATTAAGATATATACTTGTATGATAAACTCTTtgaattttgtataaaaaatgtCTGATGCCGTATTGTGGAGGGGTGTAAATGAATACGACtatgaacaaaaaaaaatttgaaggtttaaTTATGTATATTCGAGTTTGAGTTCAATTTGAaggtcaaaaatattattattttttgttggaATTCGGTTTAAATTATGGCTCAAGTTCGGCTAGAAATATTTGGATATATTCGCGAActactcaaaaataaataaataaatgtaatataatataattgtattatattaatattaatagaATAAAAATAAGAGTTCGTGAACTATCAAACAAGATAATCTGAGTATAGTTCGACTCGAAAAAATTCGAACGTATTTGAGTTCgactcgattaaaaatcaaatatttttttgaatcaGATCAATTCGCTTATATCCCTAGTACATCTGTATTTTGCATAATAATATTTGGTTGATTAGGAAAATGATCTGTATGTAAGTTAAAGAACAAAAAATTTCCTAAGACTTAAAAATTCTTTGCGTCATCCATTTATCCAAACTCCACACGATCTATCATGGAGTTAGAAAAGTCCTGAAACTTGGGCGTGTATACTATAAATCAGTATTTCTGTGTGTGTACATATATTAGTAAATAGAGATTAGtacaatatatataaatcgaAAAGTGTATGTGTGTCGCACGTGGAAGCTATTTTATTTGAGAAAAATTAGTTAATAtaataaatgaaaatgaaaattatatttttataaatttatattaatcaCACGTACGAAGTTGGCATGTTTTCacgtgtttattttaaataatttactttTCGTTATATCATTTATTTGTTATTTGTCTTATTCTCTTAAGTTTTTAATCaatacaaatattttctcattatatatattttcaaccGTGTACTTTCTTGGTcgtaaataaaatattgatgatatattttatgCATCTCTTGAACTTCTAATACATTATATATGAAAATAATGATTTTATGTCTAATATATCTGATCGAGCTTTTTTAGCACAATAATTTATAACAATTGAATATctttaaacaaaatattattataagtGTACACGTCAAGTTTTAATAACAAGTACGGATATCGTCCGAGGGAAGTTGATATGTAACAAATCTATTTCAAGAACAATTCTTTAGttaactttaaaaaaatattgaataaattaattaactacatttaaattaaaataaaaggatGAATTAACAAAcgcaaaataaataatttaaattaaataataatcggTTAGGGGGTAAATCGTTGAGCTAAAATAGTtcgattcttgaaatattgaacaccgatgaattaaatcgagtttaaatttcaaatcaaatggaaaacactcgaaataatccttcgtaggaGCCGATTAAACTTTTTGTAAaattgaatgagtaaaaaatattttggttgaagcattttatcaaacatttggtatgcaatatttttgtatttgaagaacacgtaaaatacttcaacaatgcatatttataactatgaaaatgataagtaaatgcaataaaaaaatagatacgaatttgtttatggatgttcggagacttcaaatgctcctacgtcacacATTCTTCCACCTTGGGAAGTATTCACCAGAAGACtttatttatacaactctttgtacaaacccactcaagAAGGGCatcacccaactagaactcatagcactcaagattgcagGCAGCAcatcacaatcagcatattgtttaatgtctcatatgcaaagctacaaacacattgttttacgtctttgtgtgaagacccactcaactaatatttgaagttcaactctcttgtatatgtgtgagtgattgtgtgtgagaaatttatcttttacaatgtacatctcaaatgtatcctcacataagggcttgtgctctcaactagctgatttcttcatgctaactacccatgctttgaatccttttcaaaagctcttgtttgatcttcaatatgttgtatttatatgctccaacaatgatatatacgttagatacaagaatatgaccgtttggaaagtttctgtactgtttctgaaattgcaacgaTCAAATTtgccttgctggacattttactgagtggtcaactctggtcaactggttcagttcaattggtctggttcagtttcagttggtcagcagctgattcagttcagttggtcacagctggttcggttcagttggtcaactgctggttcagttcatttcagttggtcagaagcagctggttcggttcagttcagttcagctaaTGTGCTGAAATCAGTTTAGCTGATTTTAATTTGTATAGAACtagtagcttcatcgtcatttatcagcatcttaagcttcgattcagactttgacttctgaagataatttgtagatcatcgtcttatctttccaacgcatactgaatcgcttcattctaataatcgagctgagagatatgaccaaaataccgcaactgctcatacccaactgattgttgttttcgtgcaatcattTCGGTAATTCAGCGACTGACGTGGAGtatgacttgttccaaattgagttttctaatcagtcaagttagcggattgtcatttgaatcatccaatTGAGAGATATTATCAAAATACCGAAATTtgtcagaaattcagtttgtgcataattcagtttcagtttgcttcttgtgttaataacttcacacttgagtaaatatgttagaaatacaataacaagttttgttaacgtcaaaatcaagatttgcgaacatgaaatgttccaacataataaataaaaaactgTAGAATATTGGTTAATGTACATACCCTTTAACCTTCTATAATGTTTGAATTTCAATTCTTAAGCATTGCTTTTGAaaaaattcattattttatcaAGTTACCATGTCGAGTTATAGTGAACTTATTCAACAACATGCAATAACCAAGTGTCATTTTGTTATTTAGTAATTGTAATCGCAGTAATGAACAGTGTAATTCTCTAGCTTACGTTTTTCAGTATATGACTATCAACATGTACTCAATCTCATATGTTGTTAGGATCGGCTAGTTATTTAGAGGGAGTGAATGAACACCTAGTGAAATTTTCGGCAAAACACAATCACTTTATCTCAACTCGGTTCAGATACAAGTCAGCAAGTTAAAATATATGTCGGAAAAAGACTCATTGATGGATCTGTTCGGGCACctttgaaggtgcttcaaatacaatattctcaatgatttgcaatagctcgtgttctaagaatgtaaacactgATGAAGTAGATCGAGTTtagttttaaaccaagcggaaaatactcgaaataatcattcgttaagaaagctaatcagtttaaagtttttaacttgtgtaaactgattaactgatataagAGGGATCAattcttgcatatatcagttcagttatggtgagaactgaacaaaccagttttaaaaaaacaatagttaaacatttaatgacacaagatatgtttatgtatattcggagacttcaactgctcctaggttaccccttctaccacctcggataggtttcactaaaaaactttgatttacacaacactttgtacaaacccactcagcttaggacttaccctgcTGCCTAACTggactcctagcctagactgaaaaCAACatctttcagccaacacttgtttaacgtctatgcgtcaaagactacatatacaagtttaatgtctttgtgtaagactcactcaactattcAATAAGCTCAACTCTCTATTTATGTGAGTGATGGCGTGTGtacgtgtgtgagaactgaactatgaatacaacacgaaagtgttctcacacactgagaattTTGCTTCTATACTAAGCAGTTGGCATGCCCTTTTTCTCTTCTATCTTTACTCACGTGTGTGTTTTTCACACTTGTATTTTCCACACACttgtttgttgatggtcttgatcttgtatttatagagtctTCGTGACCGTACATCAAAACTCATCAAATATGTCCGTTGTGGTTTGAATTTGTTCTTGGctttaagctctgctgcaaTTTTCACGATTGTACTTTGATTGTACAATTGCTTTTATACcgttgtgcacagctggattccacttagataagcttgtcgtgttttGCAAACTGGTCGgatcctaactgatgttctgaactggtcagttgaactgatcttgaactggttcGGTGAAATCaattggctcgtcagctgaactaatttcgctgcttcagttgaactggtcagctgggctcttcatcagttaagctcttcatcagctggccgggcttctgaagttcttctgctga
Protein-coding sequences here:
- the LOC142544328 gene encoding uncharacterized protein LOC142544328 — encoded protein: MDGRLPPLPSDSDYFSAATTLIPFPRPLPLLRGPIKAAPSDDPSSGPYLLAFKTSESWAAAYNSCKLQITSQCESGARIGCSISASNKCKPPWWKLVLGLTSKQDLSERAKCEEIEMEACCVAARERCAEFAKQKCAPAFKNARIEVSGSDLRVVEWKEAFTLISMACFTNIRSKEIWPCGLDKSWDEYRSKFAVTNVRGCQLLSFPDEDVEDYMRKIS